The following are encoded together in the Actinoplanes sp. N902-109 genome:
- a CDS encoding phosphatase PAP2 family protein yields the protein MNYQLFHLINGPAGRFDAVDDAMEFAATWLIVAMFAVGAGLVVFAVHQRRIRPVVELAVALFFAFAAATAVSHLSSELRPFQSHHVHQLIAHDPGVSLPSDHATAAFTLAFGVCAFLHRGWGIVLLVAALAVGISRIWVGVHYPGDILAAVVIAGLAVLATWLPSRSDPRREAQRR from the coding sequence GTGAATTATCAGCTGTTCCACCTCATCAACGGCCCCGCCGGCCGCTTCGACGCCGTGGACGACGCAATGGAGTTCGCCGCGACCTGGTTGATCGTCGCGATGTTCGCCGTCGGTGCCGGGCTCGTCGTGTTCGCGGTCCACCAGCGTCGGATACGGCCCGTCGTAGAGCTGGCCGTCGCCTTGTTCTTCGCCTTCGCCGCCGCAACCGCCGTGTCGCACCTCAGCAGCGAGCTCAGGCCGTTCCAGAGCCATCACGTTCATCAGCTCATCGCCCACGACCCCGGGGTGTCGCTGCCCAGCGACCATGCCACCGCGGCGTTCACGCTGGCCTTCGGCGTCTGCGCGTTCCTGCACCGCGGGTGGGGGATCGTGCTGCTGGTGGCCGCCCTGGCAGTCGGCATCTCCCGGATCTGGGTCGGCGTGCACTACCCGGGCGACATCCTCGCCGCTGTGGTCATCGCCGGACTCGCCGTCCTGGCAACGTGGTTGCCGTCGCGGAGCGATCCGCGCCGGGAAGCCCAGCGCCGATGA
- a CDS encoding alpha-amylase family glycosyl hydrolase gives MGRDEWWRGAVLYQIYPRSFADSDGDGIGDLRGVISRLDHLRDGTPASLGVDAIWLSPFYPSPLADFGYDISDYQDVDPAYGSLDDFDELVAEAHRRDIRVIVDLVMNHTSTRHPWFVESRAGRDSARRDWYIWADPGPGGGPPNNWLSAFERCGSAWSYDPLCGQFYLHSFTPGQPDLNLRNPSVREALRSVWRFWLDRGVDGFRVDVAHRLVKDAALRDNPAEIAHARRHVMHPAVRQVNMDLPEVHEILADLRTTVDAYPGRFTLGEVPVADDGRLVDYFGGTGMQTAFHIAFWEQPWDASAFRATVDRMAGLMRPGALPTYALATHDISRTVSRFGNRQRARVAAMMMLTLRGLACVYYGEEIGMSDAPPPPGRELDVDGRDGQRTPMQWDATGQGFTRGTPWLAFGPDLRQVNVEAQTDDPQSLLSLYRRLIWFRRGSAALRAGDYQSLDSPPGTFVYLRTCAEERLLVALNLTDAEVEVPGIGSGRIELSTHPGRDGAAGDGSSLPLAAGEGVIFRPDRE, from the coding sequence ATGGGGCGGGACGAGTGGTGGCGCGGTGCGGTTCTCTACCAGATCTACCCGCGGAGCTTCGCCGACTCCGACGGTGACGGCATCGGTGACCTGCGAGGGGTGATCAGCCGACTCGATCACCTCAGGGACGGCACGCCCGCGTCGTTGGGTGTGGACGCCATCTGGCTGTCGCCGTTCTACCCCTCGCCGCTGGCCGACTTCGGCTACGACATCAGCGACTACCAGGACGTCGATCCGGCATATGGCAGCCTGGACGACTTCGACGAGCTGGTCGCCGAAGCGCACCGGCGGGACATCCGGGTGATCGTCGACCTGGTCATGAACCACACCTCGACGCGGCATCCCTGGTTCGTCGAGTCGCGTGCGGGCCGCGACAGCGCCCGGCGGGACTGGTACATCTGGGCCGACCCCGGGCCCGGCGGCGGGCCACCGAACAATTGGCTCAGCGCCTTCGAGCGCTGTGGCAGCGCCTGGTCGTACGACCCGCTCTGCGGCCAGTTCTACCTGCACAGCTTCACACCGGGCCAGCCCGACCTCAATCTGCGCAATCCGTCGGTACGCGAAGCGCTGCGGTCGGTGTGGCGGTTCTGGCTCGACCGAGGCGTGGACGGGTTCCGTGTGGACGTCGCCCACCGCCTCGTCAAGGACGCCGCGCTGCGGGACAACCCGGCCGAGATCGCTCACGCACGCCGGCACGTCATGCACCCGGCGGTCCGCCAAGTCAACATGGACCTGCCCGAGGTCCACGAGATCTTGGCCGACCTGCGCACCACCGTCGACGCATACCCCGGTCGCTTCACCCTCGGCGAGGTACCGGTGGCCGATGACGGCCGGCTGGTCGACTATTTCGGCGGCACCGGCATGCAGACCGCCTTCCACATCGCGTTCTGGGAGCAGCCGTGGGACGCTTCGGCGTTCCGGGCGACGGTCGACCGGATGGCCGGACTCATGCGGCCGGGCGCGCTGCCCACGTACGCCTTGGCAACACACGACATCTCCCGCACGGTGAGCCGTTTCGGCAACCGGCAACGAGCCCGGGTCGCCGCCATGATGATGCTGACGCTGCGTGGCCTGGCCTGTGTCTATTACGGCGAGGAGATCGGCATGTCCGACGCTCCCCCGCCGCCGGGCCGGGAACTCGACGTCGACGGCCGCGACGGTCAGCGCACCCCCATGCAATGGGACGCGACCGGCCAGGGCTTCACCCGGGGCACGCCCTGGCTCGCGTTCGGGCCCGATCTGCGGCAGGTCAACGTCGAGGCCCAGACAGATGATCCACAATCCCTGCTCAGCCTCTACCGCCGGCTGATCTGGTTCCGTCGCGGGTCGGCCGCGCTGCGCGCCGGTGACTACCAGTCGCTCGACTCCCCACCCGGCACGTTCGTCTATCTGCGCACCTGCGCCGAGGAACGTCTGCTCGTCGCCCTGAACCTGACCGACGCCGAGGTCGAGGTGCCGGGAATCGGCTCAGGACGGATCGAGCTGTCCACCCACCCGGGACGCGACGGTGCGGCCGGGGACGGCTCGTCGTTGCCCCTGGCCGCCGGCGAGGGCGTCATCTTCCGCCCCGATCGGGAGTAG
- a CDS encoding response regulator transcription factor, producing the protein MRILVVEDEVALAETIREGLAAEGFTVDLAHNGAEGLWTATETPHGAYDAIMLDIMLPELSGYEICRHLRARAVWTPVLMLTAKDGEYDEADALDLGADDYLVKPFKIVVLIARLRALIRRGAPERPAVLSAGDLTLDPAERRVARAGTTIAVTPREFAMLEFLMRHRGQAVTKNAIIENVWDAHFTGDPNIVEVYIGYLRKKIDHPFGRASIETVRGAGYRLTPDG; encoded by the coding sequence GTGCGCATTCTGGTGGTGGAGGACGAAGTCGCCCTGGCTGAGACGATCCGCGAGGGTCTTGCCGCTGAGGGGTTCACCGTCGACCTGGCCCACAACGGCGCTGAAGGGCTCTGGACGGCTACCGAGACGCCGCACGGCGCCTACGACGCGATCATGCTGGACATCATGCTGCCCGAGCTCAGCGGCTACGAGATCTGCCGGCACCTGCGGGCCCGTGCCGTCTGGACCCCGGTGCTCATGCTCACCGCGAAGGACGGCGAGTACGACGAGGCCGACGCGCTCGATCTCGGCGCCGACGACTATCTGGTCAAGCCGTTCAAGATCGTGGTCCTGATCGCCCGTCTGCGCGCACTGATCCGCCGCGGCGCGCCGGAACGCCCGGCCGTGCTCAGCGCCGGCGACCTCACCCTGGACCCGGCGGAACGGCGGGTTGCGCGGGCCGGAACGACGATCGCCGTGACCCCCCGCGAATTCGCGATGCTGGAGTTCCTGATGCGCCACCGTGGGCAGGCGGTCACCAAGAACGCGATTATCGAGAACGTGTGGGACGCCCACTTCACGGGGGACCCGAACATCGTCGAGGTCTACATCGGCTACCTGCGCAAGAAGATCGACCACCCGTTCGGCCGCGCATCGATCGAGACGGTCCGCGGAGCCGGCTACCGCCTGACCCCCGACGGTTGA
- a CDS encoding cell wall metabolism sensor histidine kinase WalK, translating to MVSLRRRLGVRLRSALAAGLVVAVAALAAGGVLLVVARGILMDDVTATATDRADQIAAAVRNGNTAVLAVTPGRALVQVIGGSGQVTVASSAAAGAQPLSALRPPAGQRAWETRHLELDQDAPFRVLAVGVTTAAGTETVLVAESLDTVDDATEAIVAALTIGMPLLALVVATATFVFVGRTLRPVQAMTRQAATITATNLHARLPVPVADDEIAALAATMNTMLDRIETASVVQRRFVADASHELRSPLATIHANAELLRRADLADAPARSVARIRRESTRMATLVEDLLLLARVDNHALPLRHDEVDLDDLVYAERERTALEHPGLRVEGEVSPVRVLGDPDHLHRALRNLVDNAVRHAERCVLISLTANDGSAELVIGNDGPVIADRDRERIFGRFLRLDDSRSRQGGGTGLGLPIARDIAAAHGGTLTVDARTEGAALRLRLPTAATVVEFGLRTPGDDD from the coding sequence ATGGTGTCCCTGCGGAGACGGCTCGGTGTCCGGCTGCGGTCGGCGCTGGCGGCCGGTCTGGTCGTGGCCGTTGCCGCGCTGGCGGCCGGGGGAGTGCTGCTGGTCGTGGCTCGCGGCATCCTGATGGACGACGTGACCGCTACCGCGACCGATCGTGCCGACCAGATCGCTGCGGCGGTGCGGAACGGGAACACCGCCGTGCTGGCAGTCACCCCGGGCCGGGCCCTGGTGCAGGTGATCGGTGGGTCGGGGCAGGTCACTGTCGCGTCATCGGCGGCCGCCGGGGCGCAGCCGCTGTCCGCGCTGCGGCCACCGGCTGGGCAGCGGGCCTGGGAGACCCGGCACCTGGAGCTTGATCAGGACGCGCCGTTCCGGGTGCTGGCCGTCGGGGTGACCACTGCGGCGGGTACTGAAACGGTGCTGGTCGCCGAGTCGCTGGACACCGTCGATGACGCCACCGAGGCAATTGTCGCAGCACTGACCATCGGGATGCCGCTGCTCGCGCTGGTGGTCGCGACGGCGACGTTCGTGTTCGTGGGCCGCACCCTGCGCCCGGTGCAGGCGATGACCCGGCAAGCGGCCACGATCACCGCCACGAACCTGCACGCACGACTGCCCGTACCGGTCGCGGATGACGAGATCGCCGCGCTCGCCGCGACCATGAACACGATGCTGGACCGCATCGAGACCGCCTCGGTGGTGCAGCGCCGGTTCGTCGCGGACGCCAGCCACGAACTGCGCAGCCCGCTGGCCACGATCCACGCCAACGCGGAACTGCTGCGGCGGGCGGACCTCGCCGACGCCCCGGCCCGGTCGGTTGCCCGGATCCGCCGGGAGAGCACCCGGATGGCGACGTTGGTCGAGGACCTGCTGCTGCTGGCCCGGGTCGACAACCATGCGTTGCCGCTGCGCCATGACGAGGTCGACCTCGACGATCTGGTGTACGCCGAACGCGAGCGGACAGCCCTGGAGCACCCGGGTCTACGGGTCGAGGGTGAGGTGTCCCCGGTACGGGTGCTCGGCGACCCGGACCATCTGCACCGGGCGTTACGCAACCTGGTCGACAATGCCGTCCGGCATGCCGAGCGTTGCGTGCTGATCAGCCTGACGGCGAACGACGGGTCCGCAGAGCTCGTCATCGGCAACGACGGGCCCGTCATCGCGGACCGGGATCGGGAGCGGATCTTCGGCCGGTTCCTGCGGCTCGACGACAGCCGTTCGCGGCAGGGCGGCGGAACCGGCTTGGGCCTGCCCATTGCCAGGGACATCGCGGCAGCACATGGCGGCACGCTCACCGTGGACGCCCGCACCGAGGGAGCCGCGCTGCGGCTGCGGCTGCCCACCGCCGCCACTGTCGTCGAGTTCGGCCTCCGTACGCCTGGAGACGATGATTGA
- a CDS encoding condensation domain-containing protein, which yields MHEELTSFSGAIQRVGPLQSGISQLEWISYRSGAHGLFPNIFRVVAVPEGLPDAAVHAAVDDLLQRHEMLRTGFDADEAGRPRQNVYEAVRAVVPRLDDEQSRRLFAESPFDIATAPPIRFGRTADGDLMFLVAHVAVDETAAGILAADLTELLAARHQRRPVRLSADVVQPIDRALHERGRGRARVESALRHWTGVLRDLPVTALPVSRGRPGADVVFANLVSPAATRALAILHSRFATSPASIFIATAYTALAIQYDRNRLGLSLTWSFRELPDTGEMVASVFRDMPLLIDLAGAPSFSEVLRRVQKAILIGGRHMGFDVLEFFESAGRIDVERGSYLSGPEAVNCIFDGIDWAAEPSDDPHALLSDSLVTVGRSNEFHDVCNLFVNASPVGGQLHIYAAADSGVAGERDVTGIVRRIEAILVHACAGDLAFAAAEALPGERWRPGARWARIGDVWVDLDFLATRLRDHPAVREADVREEQGAVTAYVGADLEPWELRDFLLSTDNGRGATVSPQHFVVHRSDGGTVADSGVQRPVRAPRESAERALEQAVAEANGLAGLTMAGTYLTAGGRLHHAPRVLSLLRDAGFDGITVADLRRPTSLTTLAGRLRARSSIVQSRGVS from the coding sequence ATGCACGAGGAACTGACGAGCTTCTCCGGCGCGATCCAGCGCGTCGGCCCGCTCCAGTCGGGCATCTCCCAGCTGGAATGGATATCCTACCGATCCGGTGCACACGGGCTGTTCCCGAACATCTTCCGCGTGGTGGCCGTACCGGAAGGTCTGCCGGATGCGGCGGTGCACGCCGCGGTGGACGACCTGCTGCAGCGGCACGAGATGCTCCGGACCGGTTTCGACGCCGATGAGGCAGGCCGGCCGAGGCAGAACGTGTACGAGGCCGTCCGGGCAGTGGTGCCCCGCCTCGACGACGAGCAGTCGCGTCGCCTGTTCGCCGAGTCCCCCTTCGACATCGCGACCGCACCCCCGATCCGCTTCGGCCGTACGGCGGACGGCGACCTGATGTTCCTGGTGGCACATGTCGCCGTTGACGAGACGGCAGCCGGAATACTCGCCGCCGACCTCACCGAGCTGCTGGCCGCCCGGCACCAGCGGCGGCCCGTGCGGCTCAGCGCCGATGTCGTACAACCGATCGACCGGGCGTTGCACGAGCGGGGCCGGGGCCGGGCCCGCGTGGAGTCCGCCCTGCGGCACTGGACCGGCGTGCTGCGGGACCTGCCGGTCACCGCGCTGCCGGTGAGCCGGGGCCGGCCCGGAGCCGACGTGGTGTTCGCGAACCTGGTCTCGCCCGCCGCGACGCGGGCGCTGGCGATCCTGCACAGCAGATTCGCCACGTCGCCGGCATCGATTTTCATCGCGACCGCCTACACCGCCCTGGCGATCCAGTACGACCGGAACCGGCTCGGCTTGAGCCTGACCTGGTCGTTCCGCGAGCTGCCCGACACCGGCGAGATGGTCGCCTCGGTCTTCCGGGACATGCCGTTGCTCATCGACCTCGCGGGGGCGCCGTCGTTCTCCGAGGTGCTGCGCCGGGTGCAGAAGGCGATCCTGATCGGCGGCCGGCACATGGGGTTCGATGTGCTGGAATTCTTCGAGAGCGCGGGCCGGATCGACGTCGAGCGGGGCAGTTACCTGTCCGGCCCCGAGGCCGTCAACTGCATCTTCGACGGCATCGACTGGGCGGCGGAACCATCCGACGATCCGCACGCCCTGCTGAGCGACTCGCTGGTGACCGTCGGCCGGTCGAACGAGTTCCACGACGTCTGCAACCTGTTCGTCAACGCCTCACCCGTCGGCGGGCAGCTGCACATCTACGCGGCCGCCGATTCGGGCGTGGCGGGCGAGCGGGACGTCACCGGGATCGTCCGGCGGATCGAGGCGATCCTCGTGCACGCCTGCGCCGGTGACCTCGCCTTCGCGGCGGCCGAGGCGCTGCCCGGCGAGCGCTGGCGACCGGGCGCACGGTGGGCCCGGATCGGCGACGTCTGGGTGGACCTCGACTTCCTCGCCACCCGCCTGCGGGACCATCCCGCGGTCCGCGAGGCCGACGTCCGCGAGGAGCAGGGTGCCGTCACCGCATACGTCGGCGCCGACCTCGAGCCGTGGGAACTGCGCGACTTCCTGCTGTCGACCGACAACGGCCGGGGGGCCACCGTCAGCCCGCAGCACTTCGTCGTGCACAGGTCCGACGGGGGCACGGTCGCCGACTCGGGCGTCCAGCGGCCGGTACGGGCGCCGCGGGAGTCCGCCGAGCGGGCACTCGAGCAAGCGGTCGCCGAGGCGAACGGGCTGGCCGGTCTGACGATGGCCGGCACCTACCTGACCGCCGGCGGCCGGCTCCACCATGCTCCCCGCGTGCTGTCACTGCTGCGCGACGCCGGGTTCGACGGCATCACGGTCGCGGATCTGCGCCGGCCGACAAGCCTCACAACGCTCGCCGGGCGACTGCGCGCACGGTCGTCCATCGTCCAATCGAGAGGTGTTTCGTGA
- a CDS encoding glycosyltransferase family A protein — translation MSHFSDHPRLAQQTQAAIESVRQQTDNDWLLVIVDDVSPEPAGVAVVEAAAEADPDRIVLLRNETNLGQGAARNRGVVEAHRRGCDFVMHLDCDDLAHPRRVEVTREVFAAQPDVVFIYSPFIVIDEQGTEWEREKLTPSIVEILEQFDREPLAGADCWLRMAIDTGYVSLTSTVSARTSTMLRYPFPARARGAEDAHCWIRIFAGDGLVHFEPSIPSKYRIPSGEIGSSERARHGGDSYYRLVVNAYRQMYTHVLLASLKRGATPPSDAGDIYVAALRRLETMMNGEGQAELVAEIADEIDMLTRALGGPEAG, via the coding sequence ATGTCGCACTTCAGCGATCATCCGCGACTGGCGCAGCAGACCCAGGCCGCGATCGAGAGCGTACGGCAGCAGACCGACAACGACTGGTTGCTCGTCATAGTCGACGACGTGTCGCCGGAACCGGCCGGCGTCGCCGTGGTCGAGGCCGCTGCCGAGGCGGACCCGGACCGGATCGTCCTGCTGCGGAATGAGACGAACCTGGGCCAGGGTGCAGCCCGCAACCGCGGGGTGGTCGAGGCACACCGGCGGGGGTGTGACTTCGTCATGCACCTCGACTGCGACGATCTTGCCCATCCCCGGCGCGTCGAAGTGACCCGCGAGGTGTTCGCAGCGCAGCCCGACGTCGTCTTCATCTACTCACCGTTCATCGTCATCGACGAGCAGGGCACCGAGTGGGAGCGAGAGAAGCTGACCCCGTCGATCGTCGAGATACTCGAGCAGTTCGACAGGGAGCCACTCGCGGGCGCCGACTGCTGGCTGCGGATGGCGATCGACACCGGCTACGTGTCGCTCACCTCGACCGTGTCGGCACGAACCTCGACCATGCTCCGCTACCCGTTTCCGGCGCGGGCACGTGGCGCGGAGGATGCGCACTGCTGGATCCGCATCTTCGCGGGCGACGGCCTGGTCCATTTCGAGCCGAGCATCCCGAGCAAGTACCGCATCCCCAGCGGTGAAATCGGCAGTTCGGAGCGAGCCCGGCACGGCGGCGACTCCTACTACCGGCTGGTCGTCAACGCCTACCGTCAGATGTACACACACGTCCTGCTCGCCTCGCTGAAACGCGGCGCGACACCACCATCCGACGCCGGCGACATCTATGTGGCCGCGCTGCGCCGGCTCGAGACGATGATGAACGGCGAGGGCCAGGCCGAGCTGGTGGCGGAGATCGCTGACGAGATCGACATGCTGACCCGCGCCCTCGGCGGCCCGGAGGCGGGCTAG
- a CDS encoding aminotransferase class IV → MALLDGRPATVGELQALALTNYGHFTTFRVDDGRVRGLELHLSRLVHDCRALFAADLDVDLVRRFLRLATVGRPDCTVRVTVFDPALDLGHPGAAMEPHVLITRRTASPARPRALTVQTVHHERPAPDIKSVGLFASLRLRRAAQLTGYDDALFIDDDAHVTEGATWNIGLVSGADILWPRAPQLPGVTMQLLQAARVHRVAPIALADISSMTAAFATNSVLGVRAVAAIDDVSFPAGHPVLDLLRDDYAGVPRTTI, encoded by the coding sequence GTGGCACTTCTCGATGGGCGGCCTGCCACGGTCGGCGAGCTGCAGGCCCTGGCGCTCACCAACTACGGGCACTTCACCACGTTCCGCGTCGACGACGGGCGCGTCCGCGGTCTCGAGCTGCACCTCAGCCGTCTCGTGCACGACTGCCGAGCGCTCTTCGCCGCCGACCTCGACGTCGACCTGGTCCGCCGTTTCCTGCGCCTGGCCACGGTGGGCCGCCCGGATTGCACGGTGCGGGTGACGGTGTTCGACCCGGCGCTCGACCTCGGGCATCCCGGCGCGGCCATGGAGCCGCATGTCTTGATCACCCGACGTACGGCTTCCCCCGCCCGGCCGCGAGCCCTGACGGTTCAGACCGTGCACCATGAGCGCCCGGCGCCGGACATCAAGAGCGTCGGCCTGTTCGCGTCGCTACGCCTGCGCCGCGCGGCACAGCTCACCGGGTACGACGACGCTCTGTTCATCGACGACGACGCCCATGTCACCGAGGGCGCGACCTGGAACATCGGCCTGGTCAGCGGGGCGGACATCCTCTGGCCCCGGGCCCCGCAGCTGCCCGGCGTCACCATGCAGCTGCTGCAGGCCGCCCGCGTGCACCGTGTCGCGCCGATCGCGCTTGCCGACATCTCCTCGATGACAGCGGCGTTCGCGACCAATTCCGTTCTCGGCGTACGAGCCGTCGCCGCCATAGACGACGTTTCCTTCCCCGCCGGCCACCCCGTCCTCGACCTGCTCCGCGACGACTACGCCGGTGTCCCCCGCACGACGATCTGA